CCGTGCGCGCGCTGCACGTCGAGCCGTCGCTCTACGACTACGCCGTGGCGCTGGTGGCCAGAAGCCGTGCGCTCGCCAGCGTGGCGCTGGGCGGCTCACCGCGCGCGTCGATCTATCTGATCGAGGCGGCGCGCGCGCGCGCCTATCTCGAGCAGCGCGACTTCGTGCTGCCCGAGGACGTGAAGCAGGTGGCGCCGTCCGTGCTGCGCCACCGGCTGCTCTTGACTTACGAGGCCGCCGCCGAGGGCCAGACCTCCGACGCGATCGTGCGCGAGCTGCTCGCGGCGGTCCCGACTCCGTGACCGGCGAGGCCGCCGGCCTCGCCCGCCGACTCCGCGTGCGCGCCCGGCGCGACGTCACGACGTCGCTGACCGGCGCCTACCGCAGCGCGTTCCGCGGCCAGGGACTCACGTTCGAGGAGCTGCGCGACTACGCGCCCGGCGACGACGTGCGCTGGATCGAGTGGAACGCGACCGCGCGCCTGGGCCGGCCGATCGCCAAGCGCATGCGCGAGGAGCGCGACCTGGTGCTGGCGCTCCTGGTCGACGTGTCGCCCTCGCTCGAGCACGGCACGGCCGGCGCGACCAAACAGGACGCCGTGCGGCGCGCGTGCGCGGCGCTCTCGACGGCGGCGATCGCCTCGCAAGACCGCGTGGCGCTGGCGCTGTTCGGCGAACGGCTCCAGCGCGTGCTCTCTCCGGGCACGGGGGCGCTGCAGCGCGAGCGCGTGCTGCGCGCGCTCGAAGTGACTGCGCCCGCCGAGCGCACCGACGCGGGCCCGGCGCTCGATTGGGCGGCGGAGAAGCTGCCGAGACACTCGGTGGTGGTGCTGATCTCGGACTTCCTGTTCCCCGACCCGGGCGCGCCGCTGCGGCGTTGCGCGAGCAAGCACGACCTGGTGGCCCTGCGCGTGCGCGACGCCTCCGACCAGCCGCCGCGCGGCCTGCCGCCGGTGCGGGTGCGCGGCGCCGAGGGCGGGCGGGCGCTGGTCTGGCGGCGCGCGGCCGACGGCGCGCGTGCGCTCGAGGCGCCGGTCGCGGAGCGCGCGCTGCGGGCGCTGGGGGCGGACTACGGCGAGCTGTGGACGGGCGCGCGGCTCCTGCCCAGCCTGCTGCGCTTCTTCGAGGAGCGTGCGCGGAGGCGCCGGTGAATCGCGCGCTCGTGCTCGCCGCAGCGCTCGCGCTCGCCGCCTGCGGCCGCGACGTCACGCCCGCGCTCGGGATCGGCGCGCGAGTCACCCTGGACCGCAGCGAGACGCGCGTCGGCGAGCCGATCGGAGTCACCGTCGAGGTCGAGACACCGGCCGGCTACGCGCTGCAGACCCCACCCGCGCCCTCGACGGGCGAGTTCGCGTCGGACTCGGTCCAGCTCGTGCCGCCGATCGCGGTGC
Above is a window of Myxococcota bacterium DNA encoding:
- a CDS encoding MoxR family ATPase; the encoded protein is VRALHVEPSLYDYAVALVARSRALASVALGGSPRASIYLIEAARARAYLEQRDFVLPEDVKQVAPSVLRHRLLLTYEAAAEGQTSDAIVRELLAAVPTP
- a CDS encoding DUF58 domain-containing protein; translated protein: MTGEAAGLARRLRVRARRDVTTSLTGAYRSAFRGQGLTFEELRDYAPGDDVRWIEWNATARLGRPIAKRMREERDLVLALLVDVSPSLEHGTAGATKQDAVRRACAALSTAAIASQDRVALALFGERLQRVLSPGTGALQRERVLRALEVTAPAERTDAGPALDWAAEKLPRHSVVVLISDFLFPDPGAPLRRCASKHDLVALRVRDASDQPPRGLPPVRVRGAEGGRALVWRRAADGARALEAPVAERALRALGADYGELWTGARLLPSLLRFFEERARRRR